In Nitrospira sp., the genomic window GTTGACCGAGGGTTCACTGAAAAACCACGCCAGCTCTTTGGATTCACCACGGTTGAAGTGGAGCTTCTGCTCGCGGCTCCATTCTCCCTCTGAACTGGACAATCGGGCCCTCACATGGAGGAAGCCCTCCTTGCCCTCATTCTTGATCGTCGTCGTGACACGCACACCCGCGTCCAGGACCTCATCGACGAGACCCACATCCCCGAGTTGCTGCACGTCCACAATGTGGCCAACCGCTTCGCTTGCCGGGCCCCACCCTCCGACATAGGCAAGCCCCAGCACCGCAACAATCGCTCCGAACAGAAAGTTTCCCACCACACACCTCCTGGAATGAACATTCAGACGCGTCCGGCGTTATTCATGTTGGAGGGGCCCAGGTCCATGCGCCTCCGACCCCACGTTCAAAAAATCCAGTGCTGCCAGGATGCTGATCGAGACGATGAGCGCGAGTTCCAACATGACACCCTCCGTTCCGTAATGGGTTATGCCCATGCGGTATGGCAACCCTGGTGCCAGCGGGCTCGCAGGCAAGAGCGATGGAGGCAACGAAAGCGAATCATTTTGAATAATCAGAGGTTAGGCGAAAGAGGCAAGAGAACATGAGGGGCCAGGAGCGAGCGCAACTCTGTTTGACATCCCCGCATGGCGAAGGGACAGGCCGCGCCATGCAGGGAAGAGAACGCCGGAAAAAGGCTGAACGACCCCTAGCGTCGCAGGGCGATGGGAAAGTCTGGAACCGTGTTGGGTTTGGTGGTCGTGGGCGTTTGTTTCCCACCGGTGAGTTGATTGACCCGTTCAGACAGATACAGGTCCAGCATATTGATGCTGATCGTGCCCTTGCCCGTATAGTCAGCCTGGCCGCCCAGGCCTTCCACCAACGCCTTGGTAAAGGCGCCGTTTCCCCAGGCTTGATCTTCCAGCGAATATTGCTTGCCGGTGGAGGAGGCAAAGACCACGGGACCGTTCTCCGCGCTGGCCAGCTCGCTGACCACGACGTTAATGTCTGCCGCGCCTGGCGCCGGCAGTCAGGCCCCTCCCGTTCCAATCGATCGCGAATCTCCGGCGCCACCACATCCCCGCCTTCATGAGTGGAATCACGACGGCCAACGTCTGGAGCAGCAACCGTCTTCGGCCTTCGAATTTATCTTCGGATAAACACAGGATGCGAGCGCCTTGACCCGACTTTCAAACGCTGTCAGCTTCGCAACAAGCCTAAGGACCTGCGTCTCAAGCCAACGCTGGTCAGCGTCTTCTGAGAAAACCTTTGGTGGGTACTTGTATGGTTGGTCAACACCACCGCCAAACTCAGGAACTCTGATTTCTACTGCTCACATGCTCCCTCATGAACCACGAAGTCCGTGAAAGCCGCCATCACATGCACCATGCCGTACAATGAGAAGCCTGTCACCAATCGTGTAGAAGGCATCGTCTTCTCCACATTTGTGTGAGTACGTTCCTCTATGGTGACCCTACTCTCGCTCATCGGACTGAAGACGGATAAGAGTTGCCAGCGCTTCTTGGTAGCGTTCCGGCAGGTTCTTAAACCGTTTCCGACACCCGACCAATGCGGCCTCGGCGGAGGCATAGGTGGCGACGACCTTCTTCAGATGCTCAACATATTCCTTGAGCTTGACCTCTACCAGCCTGGTGAGCCCTGGCTGACCAGCCAAGGTCGATGCTGCCGCCCGCTGGTCGCCTTTCGTTTCAACCATCGCCTGGAAACACATGCCCTTCAACCGTTGCATCACCGTACTGCGATCCCATCCTAACGTGGTGCCGGTCGCCTGTAAGTCGAAGCTATGGTCGCGCAGCACCCGCAATAACGCCTGATCGCTTTTCCTCGGGTCTCCATCCGCTTCTGACGGTAGAGCCGAAGGAACCTCAGTCGTATCGCGTGGAGAGAGAAGCGCCGTTCCGGTCAATCGCAAGTCCTGCTCCAAGATCGTGTGGCCCTCTGCCAGTATCACGACGTTTTCAAGACACCGTTTAAGTTCCCGTACGTTGCCCTTCCAAGGCCAGCCCTCGAGGCGCTCCATCGCCCCTTGTGAAAGGACCATCCTGCTGCGTCCGCTCTTCGCGGTAGCCTCCTCAACAAACGCCATCGCAAGTTCTGCAATATCGTCGTGCCTTTCCCGCAGCGGCGGCAACTGCAGTTCGATACCATGTAACCGATAATACAGATCTTCCCGAAACCACCCTTCCGCAATGCCCCTTAGAAGGTCCCGATTCGTCGCGGCCACAACTCGCACATCGACCGCGACAGCGTTCCGATCTCCAAGACGGGTGACAACCCCTTCCTGCAAGACTCGCAGTAATTTCGCCTGTAGGTCGGGACGAAGATCGCCGATCTCATCAAGAAAAATAGTCCCCTTGTCGGCTTGGATAAAATGTCCCTGGTGATCGTGCACTGCTCCCGTGAATGAACCTCGGAGGTGGCCGAAAAGCTGGCTCTCGAAGAGGTCCGGAGGCACAGCCGCCATGTTCACCGGCACAAACGGGCGTGCAGACCGCGCGCTAAGCCGATGGACGGCCTGAGCAAATAATTCCTTGCCTGTACCGGCTTCGCCGAGTATCAGAATCGGAGTCGAGGTACCTGCCGCTTTTTTCAGATCCTTCCAACAACGCAGCATGGTCGGATCTCTGGTGAGGATACCGAATTGGGCGCATTCCTCCGCCAATGTCTGCAGTTCTCCCTGCGCGACAGGCGAGCGATGCAACTCGGCCGCTTGAATACTTTCTAAACGCGATTCTAGTTGCCTCACCGCTTGCCGGGATTCTGTCGCCTTGCTTTGAGCCACCTTCAAATCTCGCTGCAGGGACTCCAATACGTCGCGCAGTTGCGCCGTTTGGGTTCCTCCCGACAACGCCTCCGCCCGCGCCTGCTCAAGGTCCTCTTCCAATCGCTCGACTCTTGTCTCACGCTCCACCAACCGTTCTTGCCTTCCTGCCAATTCACGGTGGAGCGAGAGGCGCTCATCCTCGAGTTCCCGAATTCGCTCGGCACTCGCCCACCTGGTCCAGCCGAGCGTCAGGCCGGAAGCCCCGACAAGTGCCATCAGGGGGACGACAATCGGCATCACAATTCCGCCAAAGACAAATCCGCCGACCGCGGCAACCACATAGGCAACGCCGGTTGCCATCACGGCGACGAACCCCATCGCGAGCGAAAGTCCAAGCAGGCACCATGAGGCCCACACACCGGTCACCAACACGAGCCCCCACTTCAGCCAGGCAGGACTGCTCCTCAGGGCGTCCTCATTGACGACCGTATTAAATAGGTTGGCGAGAATGAACCCGCCTGGTGCCTTTAATTCGAGTGGCGTTTGCCGCTTGTCCGAACCCAACGCCGCGTGTAGGATCAACACGGCTTTGCCGGCAACCTGTTCGCGAAGTTCCTCCTCACGGCCTTCTTGAATGGCATCCCATACATCCACCAACGGTAGATAGGGAAACGGCCCTTCCTCCCAGCGCCCCGCATACTTGACTAAGATGTCGCCCTGTTCATCCACAGGAATGGAGATGTTGCGTGTGTGGCCGTCAGGAAATGTTGCGCCTTGAAACGTCAGCGAATGACCCTGGCTCAACGTGATCTGCTCCGCCGACACCCGGAGATAGGCAGCCGCCAGCGCCACTCCCATCGAGGGAATCGCTTGCCCATCGGCATTCACAAACGACGGAATACGTCGGTAGACGCCATCGGCATCTGACATTGCCCCGATGTGGCCCACGCCGCGGGCAGCACGAAGGAGACCCGGCAGGGGACCGACTATGTGTTCACCGCGGGGGAGTCTCTCAAGAACTCCAGGTTCAAACGTCGGAACGAATCGCGCCAACTCATTTCGAAGTGGGATGGTTCGCGTCGAGGCCACTCCAGCATGATCCACCAGAAACTCTGGGAGTGGGAATAAGACGTTACCGGCCCGCGTTGCAGCCTCAATCAACGCACGATCGCTACTCGAACCGCCACGCACTTCCGGTGTCATTTCACCAAAATGAAAATCCAAGGCCACGACCTGAGCACCAGCACGATGCAACCCGGAAATCATAGTGGCAAACACCGCACGATCCCAAATCCCCACACCGAATCGAGCATCACTCTCGGCATCACGGCCGATGAGGAGAAGGCGCCCGCTGTCGGGCGTAGCCCGATGCCACTGCGCGCGAAGGTCGAAGGTCTTGGATTCCCAGGATTCAATGAGGTTGGGGGCGACCAATGTGAGCGCAGCAAGAACGGTCGCAACCGTGAGCCCGATGACAAGACTGGTCACCCAAGAACTTTTCATGGTTTCCTGAACAATGAGTGAGAGGGCAAGGCCACTTGCCTAACAGTTCCGCCCAGGATCCGGATGCGCTCCCGGCGCGCCTAACATGTCCGGTGGCTTGCAAGGAGCCGACGGCTTCAGTGGTTTACCGATAGGGTCCAGACTCTCCACCTTCTCCGCCAGCGCCCGGACTGATGCCTCCACCTCTGCGGTCTCAGGCTGGCGCTTCGGTTTTCTCCCAAGCGCTTCGTCCATCTCGTCCCCCGAGGCCTTGGCTCGCTGTCGTGTCGCCGCAAATAGCTTTTCTTCCATGTCTTTGGTTTCTTTATAGAGTGCTTCGATCTCCTTCAATCGCGCGTCATATTCGGCCTTATCGACCAAACCAGCGTTGTAGCGATTACAGAGTTCGACATAGCGCGCGATGGTCCCATGGACGACCTTGTCCCAAGCCACCCCCGTCGTCCGGCTGAAACCGATGGATGGAATGATGTTGAAAATAAACTGGGCGACGGTGAAGGCCGCGGACACATTCATCGATTTGGTCTCGTAGACGGAACAATCGAGTTTCGTGGCAGGCGGCTCGACTGCCACGGCGGCCGTCAACCCTGGACCACTTGCGATCAGCACCGTCAACAGGGCTGCACAACAGGCCTGTCCTTTTCCCCACGCTCGCGCCGACAACCATTTTCGACCTATCGCTTCCATGACTGCTCCTTACCGACGCTTGCGAATTTCGCCCTGCATTTGCTCCATCTGTGTTTCCAGATCTTCGCTGACCTGCGTCAACCCGCGCATCAACCGATCCAAACTGAACGGCCGTACCGGCGGTAGCCCAGGACCAGCTTCCGGCTTCGCCTCAGGTTGATTTTCCAACACCGTCGCCGGTTGCGGCTTGGCACTCGACTGAGTGCGCCCGGAGCCGGCATCATTGCGCGGCGGAACTTTCTCGGCTTCGGTTGATGGCGTGGGGTCTTTTCTCACCTCACCAGGCGGTGGAGAAGATTTCGCATAGGCCACCTGCACGCCCTGCTTCGCCAACCAGTCTTTGGCCACACTCGACTTCACCGCGAAGCTGATGCTCGTGATAGCCAAGCCGTCTTTCGCCTTTCGCGCCATGGACGTATTGACACCGATTTGTTGCCCATGTTCATCGATGAGTGGACCCCCGGAGTTGCCGCGATTAAGCCCCGTTTCTGTCTGGAAGACATGCTTCCCCGGCACATTGGTGAAATTCTCCCATTCCGCACTGATCACTCCGGTCGTCAAACTCCAGAGGCCCCCTTGCTCAGGGTGCCCGATCGCAAGGACACGCGACCCAATGGCGATGACTCCAGGATCGCCCATCGGCAGGACCGGAAGCGTGGAAGCGGATCCCTCCACTTTCAACAAGGCGAGATCCAATTCCGGATCATGGGCCACCAAGGTCGCCTGCAATCGACGGGTGAGGTCGTTCTTGTCGTTCCCCGTGACCCGATCGGGTCGCAAAAAAACCCACAGCTTCTGATAGGGAGCCTTGGCCTCTCTGTCGAAAATCACATGCGAATTCGTTAGGACAAGACCGGATGGATCGATGATGGACCCGGTTC contains:
- a CDS encoding sigma 54-interacting transcriptional regulator, whose product is MKSSWVTSLVIGLTVATVLAALTLVAPNLIESWESKTFDLRAQWHRATPDSGRLLLIGRDAESDARFGVGIWDRAVFATMISGLHRAGAQVVALDFHFGEMTPEVRGGSSSDRALIEAATRAGNVLFPLPEFLVDHAGVASTRTIPLRNELARFVPTFEPGVLERLPRGEHIVGPLPGLLRAARGVGHIGAMSDADGVYRRIPSFVNADGQAIPSMGVALAAAYLRVSAEQITLSQGHSLTFQGATFPDGHTRNISIPVDEQGDILVKYAGRWEEGPFPYLPLVDVWDAIQEGREEELREQVAGKAVLILHAALGSDKRQTPLELKAPGGFILANLFNTVVNEDALRSSPAWLKWGLVLVTGVWASWCLLGLSLAMGFVAVMATGVAYVVAAVGGFVFGGIVMPIVVPLMALVGASGLTLGWTRWASAERIRELEDERLSLHRELAGRQERLVERETRVERLEEDLEQARAEALSGGTQTAQLRDVLESLQRDLKVAQSKATESRQAVRQLESRLESIQAAELHRSPVAQGELQTLAEECAQFGILTRDPTMLRCWKDLKKAAGTSTPILILGEAGTGKELFAQAVHRLSARSARPFVPVNMAAVPPDLFESQLFGHLRGSFTGAVHDHQGHFIQADKGTIFLDEIGDLRPDLQAKLLRVLQEGVVTRLGDRNAVAVDVRVVAATNRDLLRGIAEGWFREDLYYRLHGIELQLPPLRERHDDIAELAMAFVEEATAKSGRSRMVLSQGAMERLEGWPWKGNVRELKRCLENVVILAEGHTILEQDLRLTGTALLSPRDTTEVPSALPSEADGDPRKSDQALLRVLRDHSFDLQATGTTLGWDRSTVMQRLKGMCFQAMVETKGDQRAAASTLAGQPGLTRLVEVKLKEYVEHLKKVVATYASAEAALVGCRKRFKNLPERYQEALATLIRLQSDERE
- a CDS encoding trypsin-like peptidase domain-containing protein, which encodes MKHDKGIALLTHPGVLWVMVGFILCLAAPVGASTPAQIYASAAPAVVLVVASSEDGAMSGTGSIIDPSGLVLTNSHVIFDREAKAPYQKLWVFLRPDRVTGNDKNDLTRRLQATLVAHDPELDLALLKVEGSASTLPVLPMGDPGVIAIGSRVLAIGHPEQGGLWSLTTGVISAEWENFTNVPGKHVFQTETGLNRGNSGGPLIDEHGQQIGVNTSMARKAKDGLAITSISFAVKSSVAKDWLAKQGVQVAYAKSSPPPGEVRKDPTPSTEAEKVPPRNDAGSGRTQSSAKPQPATVLENQPEAKPEAGPGLPPVRPFSLDRLMRGLTQVSEDLETQMEQMQGEIRKRR